Proteins encoded together in one Juglans regia cultivar Chandler chromosome 9, Walnut 2.0, whole genome shotgun sequence window:
- the LOC108982250 gene encoding binding partner of ACD11 1-like, producing MSAKTVKVSNVSLGASERDIKEFFSFSGDIEYVEMRSDNERSQIAYVTFKDSQGAETAVLLSGATIVDLSVSITPDPDYKLPPAALAPPATQNKTPGGTESAFRKAEDVVSSMLAKGFILGKDAVGKAKGFDEKHRLSSTATAKVTSLDQKIGFSEKISVGASVVGGKVREVDQKFQVSEKTKSAIAVAEQKVSSAGSAIMKNRYVLTGATWVTGAFSKVAKAAEEVGQKTKEKVGMAEEEQKRKMVDDYAQIYLSESPKASAPSEQQQQQQPSKPAPAQGLIL from the exons ATGTCg GCGAAAACTGTTAAAGTTAGCAATGTGTCCTTAGGAGCATCTGAGCGAGACATCAAagagttcttttctttttctggtgaTATTGAATATGTTGAAATGCGAAG TGATAATGAGCGGTCTCAAATTGCTTATGTTACCTTCAAGGATTCACAAGGAGCTGAGACTGCAGTTCTTCTTTCG GGAGCAACAATAGTTGATCTGTCTGTCAGCATAACTCCAGATCCAGATTACAAGCTGCCACCTGCGGCTTTAGCACCCCCT GcaacacaaaataaaactcCAGGTGGTACTGAATCTGCTTTTAGAAAGGCAGAGGATGTGGTTAGCAGTATGCTTGCTAAGGGCTTTATCCTAGGCAAAGATGCAGTCGGCAAAGCAAAGGGCTTTGATGAGAAGCATAGGTTATCCTCAACGGCCACAGCCAAAGTCACCTCTCTTGACCAAAAAATTGGGTTCAGTGAGAAAATAAGTGTGGGAGCTTCTGTAGTTGGTGGCAAAGTACGGGAAGTGGATCAAAAATTTCAGGTTTCGGAGAAAACCAAATCGGCAATTGCTGTTGCAGAGCAAAAAGTTAGTAGTGCTGGATCTGCCATAATGAAGAACCGGTATGTATTAACCGGGGCTACATGGGTGACTGGGGCTTTCAGCAAGGTTGCAAAGGCAGCTGAGGAAGTTGGccagaaaacaaaagagaaagtAGGAATGGCCGAGGAggaacagaaaagaaaaatggtggaTGACTATGCTCAAATTTATCTCTCCGAGTCTCCAAAAGCATCTGCACCAAGtgagcagcagcagcagcagcaacctTCTAAGCCAGCACCTGCTCAAGGTTTAATCCTTTGA
- the LOC108982252 gene encoding uncharacterized protein LOC108982252 — MHRQSLGSPVTKLHGHGGAKDDTLIVEDPKRRGGGDDDEEYKALKPRRLSLSSPPPTRPEMFVHVIPLLTLLCFLILYLCSHSPSQSDLAQFNGFKRPARHIDQPTEINDVERYIELRKGDVWAIRSLRNLQELGKRSPKSRSHRKLADL, encoded by the exons ATGCATAGACAGTCTCTGGGTTCGCCTGTCACGAAGCTCCATGGCCATGGTGGAGCCAAGGACGATACCCTCATTGTCGAAGATCCAAAGCGCCGCGGCGGCGGTGATGACGACGAGGAGTACAAAGCACTGAAGCCTCGCCGTCTGTCGTTGTCGTCGCCGCCGCCTACGAGGCCCGAGATGTTCGTCCACGTCATCCCCCTCCTCACCCTCCTCTGCTTCCTCATTCTGTACCTCTGCTCCCACAGTCCCTCTCAGTCTG ATTTGGCTCAGTTCAATGGATTTAAGCGACCGGCGAGGCACATTG ATCAACCGACCGAGATTAACGATGTCGAGCGATATATTGAGCTCCGAAAAGGCGATGTCTGGGCGATCCGAAGCCTCCGCAACTTGCAAGAGCTGGGAAAACGGTCCCCGAAATCTCGCTCCCACCGAAAACTCGCCGATTTATAG
- the LOC108982248 gene encoding dolichol-phosphate mannose synthase subunit 2-like, with the protein MELADRAVGFLLSFVSISIFTYYTFWVIILPFVDSDHFIHQYFLPQEFAILIPVFAGVVLLCFLCVFVGFVMLKSKKKKA; encoded by the exons ATGGAACTAGCAGACAGGGCAGTTGGGTTTCTATTATCTTTCGTCAGCATATCCATATTCACGTATTATACTTTTTGGGTCATCATTCTG CCATTTGTAGACAGTGATCACTTCATCCACCAGTATTTCCTCCCGCAAGAGTTCGCCATACTAATACCTGTATTTGCCGGTGTGGTGCTTCTTTGTTTCTTATGCgtatttgttggatttgtgatgCTAAAATCCAAAAAGAAGAAGGCTTGA
- the LOC108982247 gene encoding probable calcium-binding protein CML11: MSNKQQQVELDDEQIAELREIFRSFDRNNDGSLTQLELGSLLRSLGLKPSPEQLETLTQKADKNSNGLVEFSEFVALVAPELLPAKSPYTEDQLKQLFRMFDRDGNGFITAAELAHSMAKLGHALTVKELTGMIKEADTDGDGRINFQEFSQAITSAAFDNSWA; this comes from the coding sequence ATGAGCAACAAGCAACAACAAGTTGAATTAGACGACGAGCAAATCGCCGAGCTACGTGAAATCTTTCGTTCTTTTGATCGGAACAATGATGGGAGTCTCACACAACTTGAGCTCGGATCGCTCTTACGGTCACTTGGTTTAAAACCAAGCCCGGAACAGCTCGAAACGTTGACCCAAAAGGCTGATAAGAACAGCAACGGTCTGGTCGAGTTCTCGGAGTTTGTGGCGCTTGTGGCGCCGGAGCTTCTTCCGGCTAAATCTCCTTACACAGAAGACCAGCTAAAGCAGCTGTTTAGGATGTTTGATAGAGATGGAAATGGGTTCATCACGGCAGCCGAGTTGGCGCACTCCATGGCCAAGCTGGGGCATGCGCTTACTGTGAAGGAGTTGACGGGGATGATCAAGGAGGCCGATACGGATGGAGATGGGAGGATTAATTTCCAGGAATTCTCGCAGGCGATAACCTCTGCTGCATTTGATAATTCATGGGCTTGA
- the LOC109014895 gene encoding plastoglobulin-1, chloroplastic-like — protein MALLSTATTISSLSHPSLSSQIPNPSKPLPLLLSPFLSSPNLRSQFLRYPLSLRLARSSLSDPSPNPRISDEWGEPSEPEPEPESPPDPPKNEDEWGGGGDTEEEKDDYSAIGNGSPASAAATDRPEVPTEDGFANKRAELKRCLVDTFYGTKFGFSAGPEVRAEVSELVSQLEAVNPTPAPTEAPGVLDGNWILLYTAFSELLPLLAAGTSPFLEVKEIRQTIDTNDLTVVNSTTLSSPFATLSFSASATFEVRSPTRIQVAFKEGTFQPPEIKSTIDLPENVNVFGQQINLSAVQQSLGPLQDAVGSISRVISGQPPLKVPIPGERTSSWLLTTYLDDDFRISRGDGGLFVLAKEGSPLLDQ, from the exons ATGGCTCTCCTCTCCACTGCCACCACCATTTCCTCACTCTCTCACCCTTCCCTCTCCTCCCAAATCCCTAATCCCAGTaaacctctccctctcctcctctctccctttctATCTTCCCCAAACCTTAGAAGTCAATTCCTCAGATATCCTCTTTCCCTCCGCCTCGCCCGCTCCTCTCTCTCCGATCCCTCCCCCAACCCCCGGATCTCTGACGAGTGGGGCGAGCCTTCCGAGCCCGAACCCGAGCCTGAATCTCCACCGGACCCTCCCAAGAATGAGGACGAGTGGGGCGGAGGCGGTGATACAGAAGAGGAGAAGGACGATTACTCTGCCATCGGTAATGGCAGCCCCGCCTCCGCTGCGGCTACGGATAGGCCTGAAGTGCCGACGGAAGATGGGTTTGCAAACAAGCGTGCAGAGCTGAAGCGGTGCTTGGTGGACACTTTTTACGGGACCAAGTTTGGGTTCAGTGCTGGGCCGGAGGTGAGGGCCGAGGTCTCGGAGCTGGTCAGTCAGTTGGAGGCGGTCAACCCGACACCGGCGCCTACCGAAGCACCGGGGGTTCTCGATGGAAACTGGATTTTGCT GTACACTGCATTTTCTGAGTTGTTGCCACTTCTCGCAGCAGGGACTTCACCCTTTTTGGAAGTGAAAGAGATACGCCAAACAATTGACACCAACGATCTTACCGTTGTGAACTCTACAACATTGTCTAGTCCTTTTGCTACTCTTTCTTTCAGTGCATCTGCTACTTTTGAAGTTCGGAGTCCCACAAGAATACAG GTAGCATTTAAGGAAGGCACCTTTCAACCTCCAGAGATAAAATCAACTATTGATCTCCCAGAAAATGTCAATGTTTTCGGGCAGCAAATCAACCTGTCGGCTGTGCAGCAATCCCTTGGTCCGCTGCAGGATGCAGTAGGAAGCATATCACGGGTCATTTCTGGTCAGCCGCCTCTTAAGGTTCCCATTCCAGGTGAACGTACTAGTTCCTGGCTTTTGACTACTTACCTTGACGATGATTTTCGAATCTCAAGGGGAGATGGTGGTCTTTTTGTGCTTGCAAAAGAAGGGAGTCCTCTGCTTGATCAGTAG
- the LOC109014288 gene encoding homeobox-leucine zipper protein HDG5-like, which produces MYGDCQVMSTLRGDVVSPDTLFSSAPVQNPSFNFMPFQPFPPMIAKEENGLLRGKDEMESGSGSEQVEEKSGNEQESEQPPKKKRYHRHTARQIQEMESLFKECPHPDDKQRQKLSQDLGLKPRQVKFWFQNRRTQMKAQQDRADNGILKAENESLRQENFRLQRALSNVVCPNCGGPGMLGGEMGFDEHQLRLENARLREELERACCLASQYAGRPIGAVQSAAMLMAPSLDLDMNMFSRHFSDPMASCTDQMIPVPMLMPPETSTHYPEGGLLLEEEKPIALELAVSSMDELVKMCQGTEPLWIRDNQNGREVLNLEEHARMFPRSLNLIKQHSNEFRTEATRDSAVVIMNSITLVDAFLDSNKWVELFPSIVSRAKTVQVISSGDSGHAISGSLQLMYAELQVLSPLVPTREAHFLRYCQQNAEEGTWTIVDFPIDSFHDKLQPSFPIYMRRPSGCLIQDMPNGYSRVTWVEHAVVEEKPVHQLFSEFVYSGMAFGAHRWLAVLQRQCERVASLMARNISDLGVIPSPEARKNLMKLAQRMIRTFCINTSTSSGLIWTALSDYPDDTVRISTRKITEPGQPNGLVLCAVSSTWLPYTHDLVFDLLRDERRRSQLDVLSNGNSLHEVAHIANGSHQGNCISLLRINVASNSSQHVELMLQESCTDPSGSLVVYTTIDVDSIQHAMSGEDPSCIPLLPIGFVIVPVGSTDTTNISGDGNQIPSSEDQGGNAPSSSPGCLLTIVVQVLASTVPSAKLNLSSVSAINNHLCNTVHQITAALSSSTSTTGTTSWPDNSTSALGSCTEIASATPN; this is translated from the exons ATGTATGGGGACTGCCAAGTAATGTCAACCCTACGAGGTGACGTAGTTTCACCAGACACCCTCTTTTCGTCGGCGCCGGTCCAAAACCCTAGTTTCAACTTCATGCCTTTCCAGCCTTTCCCTCCCATGATTGCT aaagaagaaaacggGCTGCTGAGAGGAAAAGACGAGATGGAGAGTGGGTCTGGGAGCGAACAAGTTGAAGAAAAGTCGGGGAACGAGCAAGAGAGTGAACAGCCTCCCAAGAAGAAACGCTACCATAGGCACACTGCTCGGCAGATCCAAGAAATGGAATC TTTGTTTAAGGAATGTCCACACCCAGATGACAAGCAGAGGCAGAAACTCAGCCAAGACCTTGGCCTCAAACCACGCCAGGTCAAGTTCTGGTTCCAAAACCGGCGAACCCAGATGAAG GCACAACAAGACCGGGCGGATAATGGGATACTTAAAGCGGAGAATGAGTCTCTAAGACAGGAGAATTTCCGGCTACAAAGGGCGCTAAGCAATGTTGTCTGCCCTAATTGTGGAGGTCCGGGAATGCTGGGAGGGGAGATGGGCTTCGACGAACACCAACTTCGCCTTGAGAATGCTCGGCTCAGAGAAGAG CTTGAACGTGCTTGTTGTCTCGCTTCGCAATATGCTGGTCGGCCAATCGGAGCGGTGCAGTCAGCTGCTATGCTGATGGCCCCTTCATTGGATTTggatatgaatatgttttcaAGGCATTTCTCAGACCCTATGGCTTCATGCACGGATCAAATGATTCCAGTGCCTATGTTAATGCCTCCAGAAACTTCGACCCACTACCCAGAAGGCGGTCTATTATTGGAAGAGGAGAAGCCAATTGCATTGGAGCTTGCCGTTTCATCCATGGATGAACTAGTGAAGATGTGCCAAGGAACTGAGCCTCTTTGGATTCGTGACAATCAAAATGGAAGAGAAGTCCTTAATCTTGAGGAGCATGCGAGGATGTTTCCTCGGTCGTTGAATCTCATCAAGCAGCACTCGAATGAGTTCAGGACGGAAGCCACCCGTGATAGTGCGGTGGTTATAATGAATAGCATCACCTTGGTCGATGCCTTCCTTGATTCT AACAAGTGGGTAGAATTGTTTCCTTCAATTGTTTCAAGAGCAAAAACTGTTCAAGTTATTTCATCTGGTGATTCTGGGCACGCAATAAGTGGTTCTCTTCAACTG ATGTATGCGGAATTGCAAGTTCTTTCTCCTCTGGTACCCACTCGTGAGGCTCATTTCCTTCGTTACTGCCAACAGAATGCTGAGGAAGGGACATGGACAATTGTTGATTTTCCAATTGATAGCTTTCATGACAAACTTCAGCCCTCCTTTCCCATATACATGAGACGGCCCTCTGGCTGTCTTATTCAAGATATGCCAAATGGCTACTCCAGG gttacaTGGGTTGAGCACGCAGTGGTAGAGGAGAAACCTGTTCATCAGCTATTTAGTGAGTTTGTCTATAGTGGGATGGCATTTGGAGCACACCGCTGGTTAGCTGTCTTGCAGAGACAATGTGAAAGAGTCGCAAGCCTCATGGCTCGAAATATATCTGACCTTGGAG TGATACCCTCTCCAGAGGCCCGAAAGAACTTGATGAAACTGGCTCAAAGAATGATAAGAACATTCTGCATCAATACCAGCACTTCTAGTGGGCTGATATGGACGGCTCTATCAGATTACCCTGATGACACTGTTAGAATCTCTACAAGGAAAATCACAGAGCCTGGACAACCAAACGGGCTCGTACTCTGTGCTGTTTCCTCTACTTGGCTTCCATACACTCATGACCTTGTCTTTGATCTCTTGAGAGATGAACGCCGTAGATCTCAG CTTGATGTTCTCTCCAATGGGAATTCGTTACATGAGGTGGCTCACATTGCAAACGGCTCTCATCAGGGAAATTGCATTTCTCTTCTTCGCATCAAC GTAGCCAGCAACTCATCCCAGCACGTTGAGCTAATGCTGCAAGAGAGCTGCACCGACCCGTCCGGGAGCCTTGTTGTGTACACCACCATCGACGTGGACTCCATCCAACACGCAATGAGCGGCGAGGACCCCTCCTGCATTCCGCTCTTACCAATAGGATTTGTCATAGTTCCGGTTGGATCCACGGACACCACTAACATTTCCGGCGATGGGAACCAAATCCCATCATCCGAAGATCAAGGGGGTAATGCACCTAGTTCTTCTCCAGGCTGTCTACTCACAATCGTGGTCCAAGTTCTCGCAAGCACAGTTCCATCCGCAAAGCTCAACCTCTCCAGCGTGTCGGCTATCAACAACCACTTGTGTAACACGGTGCACCAGATCACTGCTGCTCTCAGTAGCAGTACTAGTACCACTGGCACGACCAGCTGGCCTGATAACAGTACTAGTGCCTTAGGCTCTTGTACTGAAATCGCAAGCGCAACACCCAATTAG